The following coding sequences are from one Mastomys coucha isolate ucsf_1 unplaced genomic scaffold, UCSF_Mcou_1 pScaffold9, whole genome shotgun sequence window:
- the LOC116085040 gene encoding uncharacterized protein LOC116085040 — protein sequence MRRKQPRILGSLRNPVPSQSCSSSLPSVQPNNIHFFPFETPAPKPASCTNPLSVFCPTSFPALKNTSYFPTLMITMPSSSCVNKLSSKRPAHFTTSSYLSTLMTTSSPSEDRLDSCPVPLSHPESSYFQQDWHILQELNKNSLYPEFEIGGSRCDFTSLVPGKLQPGTTGIHEVEEAQAQDDLDTFTHEAVARTAALEDRVRCRWSRTQVLPNNHFRMEKAEGEPEVTGPQDF from the exons atgaggaggaagcaGCCAAGGATTTTGGGAAGTCTACGCAATCCTGTTCCCTCTCAATCCTGTTCTTCTTCTCTGCCCTCTGTCCAACCAAACAACATTCATTTCTTCCCATTTGAGACCCCCGCTCCTAAGCCTGCCTCTTGTACCAaccctctttctgttttctgcccTACCTCTTTTCCTGCCCTGAAGAACACTTCCTACTTCCCCACTTTAATGATCACTATGCCCAGCTCCTCCTGTGTAAACAAACTTTCCTCTAAGCGCCCTGCTCATTTCACCACCTCTTCCTACCTGTCTACCCTCATGACTACCTCTTCTCCTAGTGAAGATAGGCTGGATAGTTGCCCAGTCCCTCTTTCCCATCCGGAATCTAGCTACTTTCAGCAAGACTGG CATATTCTTCAGGAACTGAACAAGAATTCTCTATACCCAGAGTTTGAAATTGGAGGAAGCAGATGTGACTTCACATCCTTG GTTCCAGGGAAGCTGCAGCCAGGGACGACTGGAATTCATGAAGTGGAAGAGGCTCAAGCCCAGGATGATCTTGATACCTTCACTCACGAAGCAGTGGCAAGAACAGCAGCATTGGAG GACAGAGTGAGGTGTCGTTGGTCAAGAACGCAAGTTTTGCCAAATAACCATTTCAGGATGGAGAAAGCAGAGG